The genomic interval CTAATCTATGGCTGTTTTGTCTGTAGGAGGTCTTTCAGCTTATTGTCTCTTCATTTGAAAATCTAGATGACAAGTCCAGCCCATCATATACAAAGAGATTATCAATTCTTGAAACTGTTGCAAAGGTCAGGTCCTGTGTGGTAATGTTGGATCTTGAATGCGATGCGTTGATCATTGAGATGTTCCAGCATTTCCTCAAGGCAATAAGGTATGAGTTTCGAAAAGTAGAGCTGGGAGGCGTTTCTCTGCGCTATTAAGTCTTTAAGTTTTGAGTAAATATGGTGTTGTAAGCTTATCATTATTTATGTCCCTTTGAGTGTTTTACAGGGATTATCACTCAGAGAGTGTTTTTTCATCGATGGAGACAATTATGACCCTTGTCATAGAAGAAAGTGAAGATATATCTTATGAACTTCTTTCTCCCTTACTAGCCAGTGTGAAAAACGATGATGAGGTAAGTTTCTGCTTTTTTGCTTGATTGACTACTGGTTTTATCTTattcctcttttctttttcaatttacTGACTGATTGCTTTCCTGACTTCCCAGGACGTTCTACCAATTTCTCGAAAGTTGGGTGAAAGAGTAATCGAAAACTCTGCTAGTAAACTGAAGACTCACCTGGAACAGGAAGTGGAAACCCTTGGCATTGCATTAGGTGATTACAGTAAAGTAATAGCTTCAATATGTGAAGAAACAGCTGGTGACACTGAGCAGAATGAAGTGCATGATGATGGAGATATGGTAAGATTTTCACAGTTCCTAGATCAAGACATTATTTGGTAATACATATGAGAGAACTTGATAGGTGATTGCTTCCCTCAACTGTATTAAAGTTGACAAAGCTGGCTACTGGTTGGGCAACCATTTATGGTTCAAGGGAGCGGATTGTTCTGTCTTCCAACTCCGTTTTGACTCTTAAAGATATTAAAGGAGGGCTGTCTAGTCCTGTTGGGTTTTATTACTAAGCATTGTTACCTCTGATTGTCCTCTTATTGCCCTGTGGCTGTTTGTGGTTTCAAATGATGCcaactctctcttctctctctctctctctctctctctctgtgttgGGTGAGAAGAGGGATTTTGTTTATCTATCATGTTGCTTTTCTGTGTTGTCAAGTTAATTTAGTTTGGTTTTGAGGTTTCAACTCATTTTACTTCAGGAGGACAAGTTGACAATCCGGGGATCTTCAGAAGAGGCAGTCCAGGTGAGTGTCTTCTTCCTCTTTGTCAGTCTTCACTCTCATTATAATGGCTTGATTGACAACTTAGTAAATGGCTCGGGACCTTATCTTTGCAggcagaaaaagaaaactcaACCGCAGCAGTTTCATCTGAACAAGTTGATCCTGTTATTGACGGATCGGATAAGGTAATTATGAATAATGGTGGAGCAGTGACTGGAGAAGATGAATCTTTGGctgatttgaattctttacAGAAGCAAGAGCAGGGTGAAGATACTGAAGAAGTCAAAAGTCCAGATACATCAAATGTTGCTGAACCTGATAGTATGGAGATCGATAAGGCTGTTGATACAAAACAAATGCCAGAAGAAGTTAGCAAGGATATGGATAGTTTGTCAACAGCACAACCTGCAGAGAGTCCTCAAGCTGATAATGAGGAAGAAACAGAGGACCTTCTGGGCCAGAAAATTGGCTCTGAAGATGCTCCTTCTCCACCTCGTGAGGATCCTGTTGTGAAGGAAGTTGTGCCTTTAGAAAATGAGAAAGGGTCGGATATTGATACCTCCAATGCATTGGAGAAGGAATCAACTGATGTTGCTCCACCATCCCCAAGCGGGAGCCTTCCTGATGAAAGTCGTCCCAGGAGAGCTGGACgacataaaaagaaaaatacttcTAATAAAGAAGCTACGGCTGTTGCTGAAGATGAATCCAAAAAGGCAATTGATGAAACAAGTGATTCAGATTTAAAATCAAGTAAGCGGTCCGGAAAAAAACTCTCTGCCGGGGGTCCCAATGAGAATAAAAGTCCCACTGTGGTGGATGCTCCTAAAAAGGAAAGTGGTGCAGCTAGTGATTCAGAGGTGAAACAGAAGTCAGCCAAGAGGGTTTCTACTGGGAATAATAAGGATAATACTTCAGTTGTGGTAGATGCACCTAAAAAGGAAAGTAGCAGCACAAGTGATTCAGAGGCAAGACAGAAGTCAGCTAAGAAGGTTGATGGAAATAAAATTAGTGATGAGTCTTTTTTGAAGCAGCCAGAAGATAAGAAAAAGGGCACTCGCAGTAAAGTTTCTTCAAGAAGAAGTTCAACAAAATCCTCAGCCATGGAAGTTGACAAGGTACTATCTTCAATTTGCTTCAGAATAACATTTGTTATTTTCACTGATGTTACTAATGGTTTTTGTTATTATATACCTTTTAATGAACTTACTGTTGTCATGAACTGTTTAGGAGATACCATTGACACCCAAGTCAAAACCAACCAAGGATGAACTGTCATTGGAAGAGACCCCTAAGACAAATTCCAAGAGGAAGCGTCTTtcggaaaaagaaaaggtatGTGCACTTAGGTCTTAAGTTATACAATTCCAGAGTTTCTTTGGATCCTGGTTATGAAATTGCATAACAGAGCattcattaatttttttgaatGTATGTTATGGATTTATTTATGTTCCTTGTCTGGCGGTGAACTTGGGGTGATAAATTGTTCATGATTCTTCTTCCTAGAATAATTGTCTGGCACATGCCTTATTTCTACTATGATATGTTGGTATTCCAATGAGTGATTATACGAATGGTCGGTCCCATAGTTTATCCCATGTGGTCTTCGGTTGGAATCCCCTTACAGTAACTATCTTGCTTTGCTTGAGTTTGTTGCCTTCTAAGATTGTAGCTTTTGGCAGGAGGCCCAGTTGGGAGCCTTGGTCTATTAACCAGGCTTGGGGAATGGGGTGTTAGAAATTTGTATGCATTATTATCACCACTATCAACACATTTGAAGGAAATCTGATTGTTTTCACTTTAAAGCACTTATAATCAgctcaagattctttgtttttttttgaccCCGTCATGTGCCAATTTCCTTATGATTTTCAGCAATCTGgtataaaagagtttgatgaCACTGAGATAATCGGTTCAAAGATAAAAGTTTGGTGGCCAAAGGATCACATGTAAGTACTTACCTTCCATTTTATGTTATATCAATGATTTCCTTCAGATGTACTGAACACATAAACGTTTTGTTTTAAATATACAACAGACCTATCTGTAGACACATCATTATTATGCTTTCTTGAAGTCTTGGTAGCCATTGTGATTCCAATTAACTTCTGTTGTACTGTTTTTGCAATACATATATCTGTAGACATGTCATTTATGTTTTCTTCAAGTGTGTTGCCAGCAcaatggttttttttgttaagaaTCGAGTTTGAAAAGAGCAACGTGATGCTTGACCTAATGTCAGTAGTTTTAGATTGccaaaatttgcatgtgaataGTTATGCTGTATTGAAGTTGGATTAtggattttctttttaattctagTTGTAGAATGTGAACTGTAAATCTGTTGTGTGATGACTCAATTATAATATTACAGGTATTACAAAGGAGTTGTTGATTCTTTTGATTCTGGTAAAAAGAAGCATGTGGTAAGATGCTAGCGGCTTTACAAGCCTCATTCTCTACAAACCGCTGatttttactattgtaattctAGTAAAAATTAACGATGTTTTGACTTTTTGTACTGTTGCCATCTTCTGTAGGTGAAGTACAATgatggagatgaagaaatttTAAATCTTAAAAAACAGAAATGGCTGTATGTAGAAAGTGACTCTGAATCAGAAGAGGTAGGGTGACTGCCATATTTTTTCTGTTAGCTTGAATTGTTTTTGCTTAAGTTTGTGATATCATTTTCTTAACAGGAGCAGGAAGGTTATGTGTCAAGTCACGATGGCTCTTCTGAACTGTAAGCACTCTTTACTTTTGTTATACAGTCTGAAAAACGATTACAGTCTGACTCATGGGTTAGACTAAATGTGATCTTCAGATTATATCATCCAATCTTCATGGTTTGATAGATTAATGTCACACTTGTGTTTTAAATCTGATGTCATGTCATTGATGGTCCTTGAACATTGTGGACATTGAAGACCGCGTGTATCTTCTGCTCTTTGAttggataaaaaaaatattttactctGTACTTGCTTTTGAGTAAATTATTTTTCTGCtgtagggtttagggtttaacaCAAACTTCTCTGCCTGTTTGCTTGTTTGCTTGTTTTTGcttccataaaaaaaattcattttgaCTACCCTGTTTAATGTTCATCAGGCCCCTGAAGAAGAAAGCAAGAACTGATCGTGATGGCTCAACTAAGAAAGAAAAGACGGAGGCTTCACCCAAATTGTCAGTGATATATTTGTTACGAAAAATTGTTTTGATTAGTTTCTTGATTTCTCACGTTGAAGTTATTCTTATAGGGGCGGAGGAGCTTCCTCCAGCAAATCAAAAGGGAGAACCACAAAGTCTGGTCGTAAATCTGATGGCCGATCCAAAGGTGATACATCTAAGGCTGTTGGCAAAACGGATGATGACCGTTTTGGAAAATTAAAGGATCAAACTCCAAGAAGTAAAGGTAAATCAGTTGATGTTGCTCAGAAGGCATCCAGCAAGTCAAAGAACAATGATTCCCAAACACCTAAGAGTAGCAAATCCAAGGAGGATGATAGCAGCATCCAAAGAGCTTCAACCAAGTCCAAGCAAGACACTCTAAAGGCTGGAAAGTCAATGCCAAAAACTGTTGCCTCCACTCCCAAGGGTAAATCTCCTCAGAGTAGTAGCAAAGCCAATGGCAAGGTGAAATCTGGTTCAAAAGCAAGAGACACTGAGGATATGGAAGAGGACTCTACTGATTCGGAGAAGGCACCAGAAAGGAGCAAGGGAAAGTCAGTAGCTTCATCCAAGGCACAGGGAACCAAGTCTGGGAAGAAGCGTAGGCGAGGAGCCAGAAGTTGATGATTGGCGTATCTTTCAATTAGGTTTTGTCATCGTGTTGGCAGGATCCCCAGATTTGTGGCTAGAATTGGTACATCCATCGTTTGATGTCTAGCGGATGTCGGTTGTAGGGATAATCTAGTTTTATTTATATCCAATGTTATTAGAGTAAaattattgttgttttggAGGCAACAGTAGAAGGTTTGGGTTAGCTCTGTTGATTTTATAGATAATGTTAGATCTGCTGATGTGCTGCCAGAGTACCATATTCTAAATTTTAAGACTGTCCTGTGCTTCTCTGCAATGTCGAGTGAGCCAGTCTAGATTAGGGCCAACTTGGTGCATGCTCATGGTTGCATCTGTCTGTCatttttttacattgtttccgATGATCGTTGTAGCCTATGACTACCATTTGTGGCTGTGCAACCTACGAGTTCACTGGTATTGTGGTTTAAGAGTTGCCATGGTGTTTGGTAGTCTGCATGTTGAATGTGCATGGTGCTGGACTGCTGATTCTACCTTTGTGTTGTAGATGAAACTAGCTGTACTTTTGAGTACTTGAGTTGTTAATTATTGATTGCTACTGAGGACGAATATCAACGCGCACGAACTCATAGCCAAGTAAGCCAACTAACTAGAGTAGAAGCAATTAAAAAGACACGAGTGGAAACGGAGGATTGCCAACGCTTTGAACCTTTGTCAATGATATCTCTCTTGGGTGATCATTTTTATTCTATCAAGTTTTCATGCACATAGTTTGAGAGAAGCAAATTTTGTAACCGATGTAACTGAGACTTGAGAGGCATGATGCCGGCAGACCTCTGCTCCTACAGCTGCACTATGGGAGCCCATATAGGATGCGTTACAGAAAATAGGTCAATTGTTTTTTCAACATTACCTATGAATCTATTATCtatgatgtatatataattggaTTGAATTGTAATCAGATTGGATTTGGCATTGACTATACTAACTTTGAAATAACTACGAGGTGattcaatcaaaatatgtGAGCCAGTGGTCCAGACGCgactaatatatataccaagaTGAAGTGAATCAAGATTCAAAAAAATTATCGTTCAAAGATGAGACCtaaagataaaaaaatctGCTGAGCTATGTTGATAGGTTGAGCGATCGATGTGTAGCCAGGTTGGGAGGACAATACAAAGGAAGGAATAGCTTGGATTGCTAGGGCTTGGCGAGCGTGGCTGATTAGGGCTTTATTTACAGGTGTAGTCTCTCTAATCTCTATCTGCTTCTTCCCAAATCGATCGTTTCCATGCATCCCACGCTCCTCTCTTCCTTTCTAGCTATCTAGGCTATGCTGGCGTCTTTCCTAGAGTTTTCTCGATCATGAGAGGAAATGAAATGAAGGTGTTTTttgtaaaaaagaagaaaaaaaaagaaatgagggtgaataattaaaaagaaaaaagaaaaaagaaagagagagaattcTAGATGATTTGTCTCCCGAAGTGGCACTCTCATGACTATTGGCCTTCCCAAATTCCCAGACGACATGCCCACAGCGTACCTGCCCTACCATCAAAGACTATCCGACGGCACAAATTGAGGGTTTGACATTGCAGCAACGGCCATAACCTAATCCCGGCCCCCCCACCCAATTGTGTTTCGACACGGATGGTGTCTTAGAAACATATTTGTCTGCAGAACTTATTATCCTCGTCTCATATCCATCATCTTATTAAGTAAATGTTAAgtgctatttttttttcttttcaaaaaagCCGATTTGTACTTTAAATTTAActataattgtcaatttacacaTTAAAGttacatttgagtcaatttacttcctaaacttggtaaaaattgccgatttgcattatatccgttaaatttaatgttttccatccaattttaagtcacatgtcatgcatttgagggacaatattgtcattatatatttattcatatttaataataaaataaattaataaaattacttaagatgaacacttgttacaatttttttttcgaaacatgttattgatttatatatttaatattttaattgatatagtatgttaaaagatattagacaaatataaataaataaattaaaaattaaaaataaatgtgtgttctggGAGAAATACTATtgtaccattgtgtgtgtcttagccttattaagtttcctgttagagatagattcacatctctgtaatatattaggactccgaatcctacgagattgtagttatgtaatgcttatatataagccccattatcaataattaaatagttacgttttgttccatt from Argentina anserina chromosome 2, drPotAnse1.1, whole genome shotgun sequence carries:
- the LOC126782629 gene encoding sister chromatid cohesion protein PDS5 homolog C isoform X3 — translated: MASTDKELEAQLLEAGNQLLEPPSAVDDLLPLLDRIESYLSKVEQSPNKSMQAALLPSQKALVAERLFRHSDPDVQVSVASCISEITRITAPDAPYDDEQMKEVFQLIVSSFENLDDKSSPSYTKRLSILETVAKVRSCVVMLDLECDALIIEMFQHFLKAIRDYHSESVFSSMETIMTLVIEESEDISYELLSPLLASVKNDDEDVLPISRKLGERVIENSASKLKTHLEQEVETLGIALGDYSKVIASICEETAGDTEQNEVHDDGDMEDKLTIRGSSEEAVQAEKENSTAAVSSEQVDPVIDGSDKKQEQGEDTEEVKSPDTSNVAEPDSMEIDKAVDTKQMPEEVSKDMDSLSTAQPAESPQADNEEETEDLLGQKIGSEDAPSPPREDPVVKEVVPLENEKGSDIDTSNALEKESTDVAPPSPSGSLPDESRPRRAGRHKKKNTSNKEATAVAEDESKKAIDETSDSDLKSSKRSGKKLSAGGPNENKSPTVVDAPKKESGAASDSEVKQKSAKRVSTGNNKDNTSVVVDAPKKESSSTSDSEARQKSAKKVDGNKISDESFLKQPEDKKKGTRSKVSSRRSSTKSSAMEVDKEIPLTPKSKPTKDELSLEETPKTNSKRKRLSEKEKQSGIKEFDDTEIIGSKIKVWWPKDHMYYKGVVDSFDSGKKKHVVKYNDGDEEILNLKKQKWLYVESDSESEEEQEGYVSSHDGSSELPLKKKARTDRDGSTKKEKTEASPKLGGGASSSKSKGRTTKSGRKSDGRSKGDTSKAVGKTDDDRFGKLKDQTPRSKGKSVDVAQKASSKSKNNDSQTPKSSKSKEDDSSIQRASTKSKQDTLKAGKSMPKTVASTPKGKSPQSSSKANGKVKSGSKARDTEDMEEDSTDSEKAPERSKGKSVASSKAQGTKSGKKRRRGARS
- the LOC126782629 gene encoding sister chromatid cohesion protein PDS5 homolog C isoform X2; amino-acid sequence: MASTDKELEAQLLEAGNQLLEPPSAVDDLLPLLDRIESYLSKVEQSPNKSMQAALLPSQKALVAERLFRHSDPDVQVSVASCISEITRITAPDAPYDDEQMKEVFQLIVSSFENLDDKSSPSYTKRLSILETVAKVRSCVVMLDLECDALIIEMFQHFLKAIRDYHSESVFSSMETIMTLVIEESEDISYELLSPLLASVKNDDEDVLPISRKLGERVIENSASKLKTHLEQEVETLGIALGDYSKVIASICEETAGDTEQNEVHDDGDMEDKLTIRGSSEEAVQAEKENSTAAVSSEQVDPVIDGSDKVIMNNGGAVTGEDESLADLNSLQKQEQGEDTEEVKSPDTSNVAEPDSMEIDKAVDTKQMPEEVSKDMDSLSTAQPAESPQADNEEETEDLLGQKIGSEDAPSPPREDPVVKEVVPLENEKGSDIDTSNALEKESTDVAPPSPSGSLPDESRPRRAGRHKKKNTSNKEATAVAEDESKKAIDETSDSDLKSSKRSGKKLSAGGPNENKSPTVVDAPKKESGAASDSEVKQKSAKRVSTGNNKDNTSVVVDAPKKESSSTSDSEARQKSAKKVDGNKISDESFLKQPEDKKKGTRSKVSSRRSSTKSSAMEVDKEIPLTPKSKPTKDELSLEETPKTNSKRKRLSEKEKQSGIKEFDDTEIIGSKIKVWWPKDHMYYKGVVDSFDSGKKKHVVKYNDGDEEILNLKKQKWLYVESDSESEEEQEGYVSSHDGSSELPLKKKARTDRDGSTKKEKTEASPKLGASSSKSKGRTTKSGRKSDGRSKGDTSKAVGKTDDDRFGKLKDQTPRSKGKSVDVAQKASSKSKNNDSQTPKSSKSKEDDSSIQRASTKSKQDTLKAGKSMPKTVASTPKGKSPQSSSKANGKVKSGSKARDTEDMEEDSTDSEKAPERSKGKSVASSKAQGTKSGKKRRRGARS
- the LOC126782629 gene encoding sister chromatid cohesion protein PDS5 homolog C isoform X1 produces the protein MASTDKELEAQLLEAGNQLLEPPSAVDDLLPLLDRIESYLSKVEQSPNKSMQAALLPSQKALVAERLFRHSDPDVQVSVASCISEITRITAPDAPYDDEQMKEVFQLIVSSFENLDDKSSPSYTKRLSILETVAKVRSCVVMLDLECDALIIEMFQHFLKAIRDYHSESVFSSMETIMTLVIEESEDISYELLSPLLASVKNDDEDVLPISRKLGERVIENSASKLKTHLEQEVETLGIALGDYSKVIASICEETAGDTEQNEVHDDGDMEDKLTIRGSSEEAVQAEKENSTAAVSSEQVDPVIDGSDKVIMNNGGAVTGEDESLADLNSLQKQEQGEDTEEVKSPDTSNVAEPDSMEIDKAVDTKQMPEEVSKDMDSLSTAQPAESPQADNEEETEDLLGQKIGSEDAPSPPREDPVVKEVVPLENEKGSDIDTSNALEKESTDVAPPSPSGSLPDESRPRRAGRHKKKNTSNKEATAVAEDESKKAIDETSDSDLKSSKRSGKKLSAGGPNENKSPTVVDAPKKESGAASDSEVKQKSAKRVSTGNNKDNTSVVVDAPKKESSSTSDSEARQKSAKKVDGNKISDESFLKQPEDKKKGTRSKVSSRRSSTKSSAMEVDKEIPLTPKSKPTKDELSLEETPKTNSKRKRLSEKEKQSGIKEFDDTEIIGSKIKVWWPKDHMYYKGVVDSFDSGKKKHVVKYNDGDEEILNLKKQKWLYVESDSESEEEQEGYVSSHDGSSELPLKKKARTDRDGSTKKEKTEASPKLGGGASSSKSKGRTTKSGRKSDGRSKGDTSKAVGKTDDDRFGKLKDQTPRSKGKSVDVAQKASSKSKNNDSQTPKSSKSKEDDSSIQRASTKSKQDTLKAGKSMPKTVASTPKGKSPQSSSKANGKVKSGSKARDTEDMEEDSTDSEKAPERSKGKSVASSKAQGTKSGKKRRRGARS